A genomic stretch from Kribbella amoyensis includes:
- a CDS encoding DJ-1/PfpI family protein, producing MTENTLRTVHVAVYDTLADWEIGFVTAHVNSPAWHRTPGRFAIRTVGATDAPVTTMGGLRVLPDLTLDALTPADSAMLILPGNELFATEAYHPYLAKAREFRAAGVPVAAICGATGGLALAGLLDDHEHTSNAAEFLNGLGYGGAHLYRDEPAVNDRGLITGAAQAPIEFARAIFAELGIYEPGVLDSWYKLYGRQDPAGFYELMSA from the coding sequence ATGACCGAGAACACCCTTCGCACCGTCCACGTCGCCGTCTACGACACTCTCGCCGACTGGGAGATCGGGTTCGTCACCGCCCACGTCAACAGCCCCGCCTGGCACCGCACGCCGGGCCGGTTCGCCATCCGCACGGTCGGTGCGACCGACGCGCCCGTCACGACGATGGGCGGACTGCGGGTCCTGCCCGACCTCACCCTCGACGCCCTCACTCCGGCCGACAGCGCGATGCTGATCCTGCCCGGCAACGAGTTGTTCGCGACCGAGGCGTACCACCCGTATTTGGCCAAGGCCCGCGAGTTCCGGGCGGCCGGGGTCCCGGTGGCGGCGATCTGCGGCGCGACCGGCGGGCTCGCACTGGCCGGGTTGCTGGACGACCACGAGCACACCAGCAACGCGGCCGAGTTCCTCAACGGGCTCGGGTACGGCGGGGCGCACCTGTACCGCGACGAGCCGGCCGTGAACGATCGCGGCCTGATCACCGGTGCGGCACAGGCACCGATCGAGTTCGCCCGGGCGATCTTCGCCGAGCTGGGCATCTACGAGCCGGGCGTCCTGGACTCCTGGTACAAGCTGTACGGTCGGCAGGACCCGGCCGGCTTCTACGAGCTGATGTCGGCCTGA